One window of Microcoleus vaginatus PCC 9802 genomic DNA carries:
- a CDS encoding class I SAM-dependent methyltransferase — protein MDTTPDISAAVRRLYDTFPFPPDPLSDEPPPGYNWRWSWPDAYNFCTGQKPPKLDIRILDAGCGTGSSTDYLIHLNPEASVTAIDLSEGALKVAQERCRRSGAREADFRHLSLYDAAELEGEFDLINCVGVLHHLPDPIRGIQALAAKLAEGGLMHIFVYAELGRWEIQLMQRAIAVLQGPQKGDYPDGVKVGRQIFASLPENNRIVKYEKQRWAGENRRDECFADMYVHPQEIDYNIETLFELIDASGLEFIGFSNPGYWQLERLLSKAPELIERAQGLTERELYRLIELLDTEITHYEFFLGKKPVNKIDWSDDKALLAAIPELSGCMHGWPSQQVFDCNYQLINLSNAEFEFLQGCLPPPAPPYQGGEKEGRPSGKSIGEILADVEMGLDEVRSILSKQLILLTPKL, from the coding sequence ATGGATACTACGCCTGATATCAGCGCTGCCGTGCGGCGGCTTTACGATACTTTCCCTTTCCCCCCCGATCCTTTGTCAGATGAACCGCCGCCTGGGTACAACTGGCGCTGGAGTTGGCCTGATGCTTACAATTTTTGCACCGGGCAAAAGCCGCCAAAACTGGATATTCGGATTTTAGATGCTGGCTGCGGCACTGGTTCGAGTACAGATTATCTGATTCACCTCAATCCTGAAGCTTCGGTGACGGCGATCGACCTGAGTGAAGGTGCTTTGAAAGTAGCACAAGAACGCTGTCGGCGCTCGGGAGCGCGTGAAGCAGATTTTCGCCACCTCAGCTTGTACGATGCCGCCGAGTTAGAGGGCGAGTTTGATTTGATCAACTGCGTCGGCGTGCTGCACCACTTACCCGATCCGATCCGGGGCATTCAAGCGCTGGCGGCGAAGTTGGCGGAGGGTGGTTTGATGCACATTTTTGTGTATGCTGAACTCGGACGCTGGGAAATTCAACTCATGCAAAGGGCGATCGCAGTTCTCCAAGGCCCGCAAAAAGGTGACTATCCCGATGGTGTGAAAGTCGGTCGTCAAATCTTTGCTTCTTTACCAGAAAACAACCGTATTGTCAAGTACGAAAAACAGCGTTGGGCAGGAGAAAATCGGCGGGACGAATGTTTTGCTGATATGTACGTTCACCCGCAGGAAATTGACTACAATATTGAGACTTTGTTCGAGTTAATTGACGCTTCGGGATTGGAATTTATCGGTTTTTCAAATCCGGGATATTGGCAGTTAGAAAGACTTTTGAGTAAAGCGCCGGAATTGATAGAAAGAGCTCAGGGTTTGACGGAACGGGAGCTTTATCGATTAATTGAATTGTTAGATACGGAAATCACTCATTACGAGTTTTTCTTGGGGAAAAAGCCTGTTAATAAAATTGATTGGTCGGACGATAAGGCACTTTTGGCGGCCATTCCAGAGTTGAGTGGTTGTATGCACGGTTGGCCGAGCCAGCAAGTGTTTGATTGCAACTACCAATTGATCAATTTGTCAAATGCGGAATTTGAGTTTTTGCAAGGTTGTTTACCCCCCCCAGCCCCCCCTTATCAAGGGGGGGAGAAAGAGGGAAGGCCGTCTGGCAAAAGCATAGGAGAGATTTTGGCGGATGTGGAGATGGGATTGGATGAAGTGCGATCGATCTTATCAAAACAGCTCATTTTGCTAACACCGAAATTATAG
- a CDS encoding photosystem I reaction center subunit X has protein sequence MTVKASGGSSVARPQLYQTVPVSTISQAEQQDRFLQRGELSELASYFSSGALRIDISATLTKNSELIVSRAANRIFTGGSPLAFLERPQEPAMALAGAGRGGSANVSEGMKLGTVTYVEGRAGGGNGGGGGNGGFLGLGNLFFGNGGGYSGPLPAGFQPINVSRYGPGNMTKSLRDLSWFLRYITYAIVAGDPNIISVNVRGLREIIENACSSAATIVAMQEMKAASLGYFKNNAEAAAIVGQYFDVAITEFKAPTPSDKVRQRESNDQQGLQLPQIYFNAAERRSKFVMKTGLSSVEKLEVIKAAYRQVFERDITRAYSQSISDLESKVKNGEISMKEFIRRLGKSPLYRKQFYEPFVNSRAVELAARHFLGRGLSSREEFSKYFAIVTKGGLAALVDAMVYSQEYSDYFGEETVPYLRGLGQEAQECRNWGPQIDLFNFSAPYRKVPQFITLFADYTQPLPEQHVYGVGNDPLEIQFGAIFPQETRNPKSRPAPFGKDTRRILIRQGAGIENQLSNPAARGKAPGSLGPKVFKLDQLPGAYIAPKKASGRGASVSRGYNNSASVKFTESSTQAIIRAAYLQVFGRDVFDGQRQKVAEIKLENGEIPMREFIRMLAKSDVFRNMYWSKLYVCKAIEYIHRRLLGRPTYGRQEMNAYFDICAKKGFYALVDAILDSTEYNEAFGEDTVPYERYVTAGGLSMRTMRSGSVAEQNVQAQTPETPRFIELGTALDRGEFELQNSLAQGVSKRREQTKVFKLTTTSDKVALKTLIQAAYRQIFERDINPYVVKNEFTALESKLGNNEINLKEFIEALGCSSLYVKQFYAPYPNTKVIELGTKHFLGRAPRNQAEIRTYNQILASKGIKGFINAMLNSVEYAEAFGEDTVPYRRFPTLPAANFPNTERLYNQLTKQNDDLVVPSFEPVAATDRS, from the coding sequence ATGACTGTAAAGGCAAGTGGTGGAAGCTCAGTTGCACGTCCGCAACTATATCAAACTGTACCAGTCTCAACAATTTCGCAAGCAGAACAGCAAGACCGCTTCCTACAGCGGGGCGAACTCAGCGAACTGGCAAGTTATTTCAGTTCAGGGGCTCTGCGGATCGATATCTCTGCGACGCTGACCAAAAACTCGGAACTGATAGTATCCCGCGCAGCCAACCGGATTTTTACCGGCGGTTCCCCGCTGGCATTCTTGGAAAGACCACAAGAACCTGCGATGGCTTTGGCAGGGGCGGGTCGTGGCGGTTCGGCGAATGTCTCTGAAGGCATGAAACTGGGAACTGTCACCTACGTTGAAGGTCGCGCAGGCGGCGGCAACGGCGGTGGCGGCGGCAACGGCGGATTTTTGGGGCTGGGAAATCTGTTTTTTGGCAACGGTGGCGGCTACAGCGGCCCACTCCCTGCAGGATTTCAGCCGATCAATGTCTCGCGCTACGGCCCGGGCAACATGACCAAATCTCTGCGCGACTTGAGCTGGTTTTTGCGCTACATCACCTACGCAATTGTCGCTGGCGACCCGAATATTATTTCGGTGAACGTGCGCGGATTGCGGGAAATCATCGAAAATGCTTGCTCTTCGGCGGCCACAATTGTGGCAATGCAGGAGATGAAGGCAGCATCCTTGGGCTATTTCAAAAACAATGCAGAGGCCGCGGCGATCGTCGGACAGTATTTCGACGTAGCAATTACCGAATTCAAAGCTCCCACACCTTCAGACAAGGTGCGGCAGCGCGAAAGCAACGACCAGCAAGGCCTGCAACTGCCTCAAATCTACTTCAACGCAGCCGAGCGACGGTCGAAATTCGTCATGAAAACCGGTCTGTCTTCGGTCGAAAAGCTCGAAGTAATCAAAGCAGCTTACCGCCAAGTATTCGAGCGCGATATTACCCGCGCATACAGCCAAAGCATTTCTGACTTGGAATCCAAGGTCAAAAATGGCGAAATCTCGATGAAAGAGTTTATTCGTCGCCTTGGCAAATCTCCTCTGTACCGCAAGCAATTCTACGAGCCGTTTGTCAACAGCCGTGCTGTAGAATTAGCCGCTCGTCACTTCCTAGGTCGCGGTTTGAGCTCGCGGGAGGAATTTAGCAAGTATTTTGCGATCGTCACCAAAGGCGGCCTGGCAGCCCTCGTAGACGCAATGGTTTATTCCCAGGAATATTCCGACTACTTCGGCGAAGAAACCGTGCCTTACCTGCGCGGTTTGGGCCAAGAAGCTCAGGAATGTCGCAACTGGGGCCCGCAAATTGATTTGTTCAATTTCAGCGCTCCGTACCGCAAGGTGCCTCAGTTCATCACCTTGTTTGCAGATTACACTCAGCCGCTACCAGAACAGCACGTTTACGGTGTTGGCAATGACCCCTTAGAAATTCAGTTCGGCGCGATTTTCCCGCAAGAAACTCGCAACCCCAAGAGCCGTCCCGCTCCCTTCGGCAAGGACACCCGCCGCATCCTGATCCGTCAAGGTGCGGGGATTGAAAACCAATTGAGCAACCCGGCGGCTCGTGGTAAGGCTCCAGGCTCTCTCGGCCCCAAGGTCTTTAAATTAGACCAGTTGCCGGGTGCCTACATTGCTCCCAAAAAAGCCAGTGGTCGCGGTGCTTCTGTAAGCAGGGGCTACAACAATTCTGCGAGCGTCAAATTTACCGAAAGTTCCACCCAAGCGATTATTCGGGCAGCTTACCTGCAAGTGTTCGGTCGCGACGTGTTCGACGGTCAGCGCCAAAAGGTGGCGGAAATTAAGCTGGAAAACGGCGAGATTCCGATGCGCGAGTTTATTCGGATGTTGGCGAAGTCTGACGTGTTCCGCAATATGTACTGGAGCAAGCTGTACGTTTGTAAGGCGATCGAGTACATTCACCGCCGACTCCTGGGACGCCCTACCTACGGCCGTCAGGAAATGAACGCTTACTTTGACATTTGTGCTAAGAAGGGTTTCTACGCGCTGGTCGATGCCATCCTGGACAGCACGGAGTACAACGAAGCTTTTGGGGAAGATACAGTTCCCTACGAGCGCTATGTGACTGCCGGTGGTTTGTCGATGCGCACGATGCGATCGGGTTCCGTCGCTGAGCAAAATGTCCAAGCTCAGACGCCCGAAACTCCTCGATTTATCGAACTCGGCACTGCGCTCGATCGGGGCGAATTCGAGTTACAAAATAGCCTCGCTCAAGGTGTCAGCAAGCGGCGCGAACAAACTAAGGTGTTCAAGCTGACGACTACTTCGGACAAAGTAGCTTTGAAAACTTTAATTCAAGCTGCTTACCGTCAAATTTTTGAGCGCGACATCAACCCCTATGTTGTGAAGAATGAATTCACGGCGCTGGAAAGCAAACTGGGCAACAATGAAATCAATCTCAAGGAGTTCATTGAGGCTTTGGGCTGCTCGTCGCTGTACGTCAAACAATTCTACGCACCTTATCCCAATACTAAGGTGATTGAGTTGGGAACCAAGCACTTCTTGGGCCGCGCTCCCCGCAATCAAGCGGAGATTCGGACGTACAACCAAATCTTGGCAAGTAAAGGGATTAAGGGCTTTATCAACGCGATGTTGAACAGCGTTGAATATGCCGAGGCGTTTGGCGAGGATACTGTTCCTTACCGTCGCTTCCCGACTCTGCCGGCTGCGAATTTCCCGAATACCGAAAGGCTGTACAATCAACTCACCAAGCAGAATGATGATTTGGTGGTTCCAAGCTTTGAGCCAGTAGCTGCTACTGACAGAAGCTAG
- a CDS encoding DUF839 domain-containing protein has translation MQLSRRKFFTLAGASAAGTLMMSPLQALYAKKANGESVFGGGYGPLVPDPNGLLDLPRGFQYQAFSRTGEMMSDGSPVPGGHDGMAAFPGPQNTVILVRNHELSPNSTTQVVGPNPYDPLCKGGTTTLQVGPNRQLVNHYTSLSGTYRNCAGGPTPWGSWITCEENTSTVATNRPNDARNVSKSHGYNFEVPARATVPVNPVPLVAMGRFNHEAVAIDPRTGIVYETEDQRDSLLYRFIPFQRNNLSAGGTLQALKIKNMPQAKTFAGFPKGQPMPVEWVTIDNPNPATDTVRVEGFGKGAAQFARGEGIWYGNREVYFCCTNGGSVDANGRPNGFGQVWRYLPDRDTIELFVEAKSADELDGPDNIVVAPYGDLIICEDGADEQFVVGVTPNGELYRLAKNAINDSEFAGACFSPDGRTMFVNIQTPGITFAIWGPWNSQRGA, from the coding sequence ATGCAACTATCACGACGAAAGTTTTTTACCTTGGCAGGAGCGAGTGCTGCTGGCACTTTGATGATGTCTCCTCTACAAGCACTTTATGCCAAAAAGGCGAATGGTGAATCAGTATTTGGAGGAGGGTATGGGCCCCTCGTACCCGATCCGAATGGATTGTTAGATTTACCCCGTGGGTTTCAGTATCAGGCTTTTTCACGAACCGGCGAAATGATGAGCGACGGTTCCCCTGTGCCCGGTGGTCACGATGGCATGGCGGCTTTCCCAGGTCCCCAAAACACGGTGATTCTGGTTCGCAATCACGAACTGAGCCCGAATTCTACAACACAAGTTGTGGGTCCCAATCCTTACGATCCTCTTTGCAAAGGCGGAACAACCACACTACAGGTTGGCCCCAATCGTCAGCTCGTCAACCACTACACTTCACTTAGTGGCACCTATCGAAATTGTGCGGGCGGTCCGACTCCCTGGGGTTCTTGGATTACTTGCGAGGAGAATACCTCGACTGTGGCGACTAATAGACCAAACGATGCGAGAAATGTCTCCAAATCTCACGGCTACAACTTTGAAGTTCCGGCTCGGGCAACGGTTCCTGTGAATCCCGTACCTTTAGTTGCGATGGGACGGTTTAACCATGAAGCGGTGGCGATCGACCCCAGAACCGGAATTGTCTACGAAACTGAAGACCAAAGAGATAGCCTTTTGTATCGCTTTATCCCATTTCAACGGAACAATTTAAGCGCAGGGGGCACTCTGCAAGCGCTGAAGATTAAGAATATGCCTCAGGCAAAGACTTTTGCAGGCTTTCCCAAGGGCCAACCGATGCCAGTGGAATGGGTGACAATTGACAATCCTAACCCTGCTACGGATACGGTACGGGTTGAAGGTTTCGGTAAAGGTGCTGCCCAGTTTGCTCGTGGGGAAGGCATCTGGTACGGCAATCGTGAAGTTTATTTCTGTTGTACAAACGGTGGCTCTGTTGACGCCAATGGCAGACCGAACGGATTTGGTCAGGTTTGGCGGTATCTTCCCGATCGAGATACGATCGAACTTTTTGTTGAGGCTAAATCGGCTGACGAACTCGATGGTCCTGACAACATTGTTGTGGCACCTTATGGTGATCTGATCATTTGCGAAGATGGCGCTGATGAGCAGTTCGTGGTGGGCGTAACTCCCAACGGGGAACTGTATCGTCTGGCAAAAAATGCTATCAACGATAGCGAGTTTGCCGGAGCCTGCTTCTCGCCGGATGGTCGAACTATGTTCGTTAATATCCAAACCCCAGGCATCACGTTTGCCATTTGGGGCCCTTGGAATTCTCAACGAGGAGCATAA
- a CDS encoding ATP-binding protein, whose amino-acid sequence MELNLQKFYSACNPSYTLAVANQKDRQYYIDFSSVRGGTIVEQLERTISRLSPDAPTCQLFTGHIGSGKSTELLRLQAQLQQQGFHVVYFESSKDLDMADVDITDILLSVARQVSESIEKMKIKLQPRGFKALLKGVADVFQTQIDLSAEANVPGVGEINASTEGEFSLALGIGKITAKAKDAPNLRSELRQYLEPRTNVILDALNKELLEPANQELKRQGKQGLVVIIDNLDRIHLCAKPTGRLQPEYLFVDRGEQLARLNCHVVYTIPLVLIFSNDLGQLTNRFGVDPKVLPMVPVQFSDGSECSEGLELLRQMVLARAFPTVHPSQRYALVGKVFDSAETLDRLCRVSGGHVRNLLQLLYSCLQKQDPPLSRETLENVIIQRRHQLTLAIEPDEWQLLRQVSATKTVTGETKYQILLRSLWVFEYRYGEDYWFDVNPILADAKEFRETVES is encoded by the coding sequence ATGGAACTAAATTTACAGAAATTTTATAGCGCCTGCAATCCCAGCTACACCCTGGCAGTAGCAAATCAAAAAGACCGACAATACTATATCGATTTCTCTTCAGTGCGGGGCGGCACAATCGTCGAACAATTGGAGCGCACCATCAGCCGTCTGTCCCCCGATGCACCTACCTGTCAATTATTCACCGGTCACATCGGCTCTGGTAAATCAACTGAATTGCTGCGGCTGCAAGCTCAATTGCAGCAACAAGGATTCCATGTTGTTTACTTTGAGTCGAGTAAAGACTTAGACATGGCAGATGTAGATATCACTGACATTTTGTTGAGCGTTGCTCGTCAGGTGAGCGAAAGCATTGAGAAAATGAAAATCAAGCTGCAACCGAGGGGTTTTAAAGCTTTGCTCAAAGGGGTTGCTGATGTTTTTCAAACTCAAATAGACTTGAGCGCTGAAGCTAATGTCCCTGGTGTTGGGGAAATAAATGCCAGCACAGAGGGAGAATTTTCTCTGGCGTTGGGAATTGGCAAAATTACTGCTAAAGCGAAAGATGCTCCGAATCTGCGATCGGAGTTGAGGCAATATTTGGAGCCGCGAACTAATGTAATTTTAGATGCACTGAATAAAGAGTTGCTGGAGCCGGCTAATCAAGAACTCAAACGCCAAGGGAAACAAGGACTTGTAGTAATTATCGACAATCTCGATCGCATACACCTGTGCGCGAAACCGACGGGGCGGCTTCAGCCGGAATACCTGTTTGTCGATCGCGGCGAACAGTTGGCAAGACTAAATTGTCACGTCGTGTATACAATTCCTTTGGTGCTGATTTTCTCTAACGATTTGGGCCAGTTGACCAATCGATTTGGGGTAGATCCGAAGGTTTTGCCGATGGTGCCGGTGCAGTTTAGCGACGGTTCTGAGTGCTCTGAGGGTCTGGAATTGCTGCGGCAGATGGTTCTGGCGCGGGCTTTTCCCACAGTGCACCCTTCGCAGCGCTATGCTTTGGTGGGCAAAGTTTTCGACTCTGCGGAAACTCTCGATCGCCTGTGTCGAGTCAGCGGCGGTCATGTCCGCAATTTGCTGCAACTGCTGTATAGCTGTCTGCAGAAACAAGACCCTCCTCTGTCGCGGGAAACTTTGGAAAATGTGATCATCCAGCGCCGCCACCAGCTTACTTTGGCGATCGAACCGGATGAGTGGCAATTGCTGCGCCAAGTATCCGCTACCAAAACTGTGACTGGGGAAACTAAATACCAAATCTTGCTGCGTAGTCTCTGGGTGTTTGAATACCGTTACGGCGAGGATTATTGGTTTGATGTCAATCCGATTTTGGCGGACGCCAAAGAGTTTCGGGAAACAGTTGAGAGTTGA